Part of the Capsicum annuum cultivar UCD-10X-F1 chromosome 12, UCD10Xv1.1, whole genome shotgun sequence genome is shown below.
NNNNNNNNNNNNNNNNNNNNNNNNNNNNNNNNNNNNNNNNNNNNNNNNNNNNNNNNNNNNNNNNNNNNNNNNNNNNNNNNNNNNNNNNNNNNNNNNNNNNNNNNNNNNNNNNNNNNNNNNNNNNNNNNNNNNNNNNNNNNNNNNNNNNNNNNNNNNNNNNNNNNNNNNNNNNNNNNNNNNNNNNNNNNNNNNNNNNNNNNNNNNNNNNNNNNNNNNNNNNNNNNNNNNNNNNNNNNNNNNNNNNNNNNNNNNNNNNNNNNNNNNNNNNNNNNNNNNNNNNNNNNNNNNNNNNNNNNNNNNNNNNNNNNNNNNNNNNNNNNNNNNNNNNNNNNNNNNNNNNNNNNNNNNNNNNNNNNNNNNNNNNNNNNNNNNNNNNNNNNNNNNNNNNNNNNNNNNNNNNNNNNNNNNNNNNNNNNNNNNNNNNNNNNNNNNNNNNNNNNNNNNNNNNNNNNNNNNNNNNNNNNNNNNNNNNNNNNNNNNNNNNNNNNNNNNNNNNNNNNNNNNNNNNNNNNNNNNNNNNNNNNNNNNNNNNNNNNNNNNNNNNNNNNNNNNNNNNNNNNNNNNNNNNNNNNNNNNNNNNNNNNNNNNNNNATTAATTACAAGGGTCGGGTCGAGCCGGGTcgacccgacccacttgacacccttaaaCTAGGGtaacccggcccacttgacacccttaaaCTAGGGTTAAAGATTATTCCATTTCGAATAGCTCAAAGCCAAAATTGATCATTTTTCCTATAAAGATTATAAATTTACATTTTAGTAGATAATTGTATGTAACCTCAttaattattttcaacttcttcaccaaaTTTATCAAGCTCTTTATGAAGTTCCAATTTAAGAAAGTCAAACACTACTGCCTACTGGTAATTAggtaaaagaaaatttatttcatcattttcgAAAATTGTGTATTAATTTTAGTTTCTATAAAAAAGTATTTTCATTGCCTAATTTTTCCAAAATGCAAAGAGGGTAATAGAACAATTACATGACTTTAATATgaaaatttcttttatagaaaacATCCAAAAAGTGAATATAAAACGCAATTGTATTGCTTTAATTCTGAGGGATAAAGAGtgctaaaataaaaaaggttataATGAAGATGTGGACgtttgtattattttctttttgggaTCATGTGATACCAAATTATAAGGACCACTCGTGACTTTTATTTAATGGATTCcctaagttttattttttattttaagacaTTTTTGTGGAGCAAACCAAGAGTTAAACaaaaaagataatataaagaaAGTGAAAAGAATTGTGAGAGGTTTTGTAAAAATTATGTGATAGTTAACCATTGAAATAATGGAACACCATTgttatttttaatcaatttaagcCTTGGTGCATAGAATTATTCGATATCTATACTGGTAGAATATAACAACACCCCGTGAACGTAATTAAAGTGTATGCAAGCTTAGCTAAACCCAACACCACGATTCAAAGGATTAAAAAGGAACGGTTTTTACACACATTTGAAATGGAAATTACCTTTTTAACACcaataatgtaaaaaatatttacttATCATGTCACATAAGGTAAATAGAGGCAAATTTCAATGATAAACATCAATCATAACTTGGTAAACGAATCTTTACATTGTCAGTGTACGTATACAGAAAAAATGACCATCTTATcgttccccagaccccacttgtgaaACTATGTTATCGTTGAATGACCAATTTATCATTGATGGGGTCCTTCAAAACGAATATAATCATACATTACACCTTGAAAAGGGTTAGTAGCTATTGCTTGTGTAAGAAATATTGTGTTTGTTCCATTTAAGAGTAAATTGCCACATACTATAATGTTGTGAAGCCAATATAATCCATGAATACCATGTCTTGCAATTGCATTATCTCCACCTATTTTCCCTGTTGTAAAATGAGGATCTACAACTTTTTCATCGTTGAAACGaaccttcaaaaaaaaaaaaacaattttcatGAAAGTAAATTGGAGAGTGTAATTAGACGCTGATAACTAATTAATTGAAATGAACATACTTGTAGTTTAGCGCCCTGAGCTGCTGCGAGAGCCAATTGGAGAGTGTAATTAGCCGCGCTATCTACAACACATTCGAGGTTAAATATGATTTTCCATGTGGTAGCTTCATAGGTCTTGTTCCCTATGTTCCTGCAGATGAACAATTATCTAAAAGTCACATCGTTGCATATTAAGAAGGCAGCTTGGTACACCAAAGCCCCTGTTTTGATGTGGGGTCGAGTCTGCAGAAGGGTCAGACAAAGATTGCTAAGTACGGACTGAGATTCCTCGTGAGCCACTTATTTCTCCGAAACAAGAGATTAAAGTCATCTTCCACATTTTCCCAAGAAGTCGACAGTGTTATATCATTCGGAGACTTCGAATAAACTTGAGTACATATAGGATACACCAGTGCTAAAACCTAATTTGTCTCAAGATATCTTCCAATTTGTTGGGGTCGTAGCTTCAGATTTTGTTCTCTTGGTGTGAAACCAATTGGTTCCATAGTTTTAGAATTCTGCTGGTCCCAAGTACTCCATCTCCATCATTGCATATAGGAATACAAAAAATAAAGGGGAAAAGGCATCACTAGAAGAATTTTGTGAAATAAGTGAATTTATCTAGTTGAGGCATTCTTGATTGATTGAGATAAAACAATTCCTAAAATATAGCTTAACTCTGTCCAGCCTGTACGAGTAATGAAGAAGTATAGAGCACTTTAGTTGGTTGTTTACGTATAAGAGTCTATTGTACACAACGTTAATGCAAGAGACAGTTTCCAAGGGACTTGAActtgtgacctcctggtcacatggcaataGCCTCAAGCACTGCTAGTTTGAAGTCGAAAGGGGATTTGTTGTGAAGTTTGTGTTAGTGAATCCCACGTCAGAATGGGAAGGCAAAAGTTAGGTCATAAAAGGGCGAGACCAGTTAGATGCTGACCTCGCCCTTATGacctaatttttgaaatttgccTAAGACAAGCTTCAAAGTGAACCCCGTTTTGAGTTTAGCAACCAGCGGTCCAAGGGCCGgttcaatatacaacaacaacaacaacataacaaagtggggtctggggacgTAGCCGGTaggtgtatgcagaccttacccctaccctgGGGTAGAGAAATTGTTTCTAATAGAACCTCGACTTGATGAAAAAGCAATAACAGAAAGGAAGAAGTCATGACAAAGTACTATATAACTCGAAAATAAGAATGAAATGGAGTTTTAGAGAATACCTAGTAACATGAGCAAAAAACCAGTCTTTTGAATAATTGCTAGTGCCAACATTGTAGACGAGATCATTTTCAGGATACAAAACACTATATTGTTCCCACAAACCATATTGTCTAAATCtgcaaattaaaccaaaaaatgGAGAGAATGAGCTACAATTTCAAAGTAAATATTCATGAAGTATTCTCTCCGTTCACTTATAGTTGTCCAGTTTGGACTTTGCACGCCCCTTAAGAAATAATGATTGACATACATTGATTCAGAATTGTTTTGGTATACATGAGCGTTAAACTGTGTAGGTGGAGTTGGAATGAAGAACTCAGCAGCAGTGCGATCTGGTACACCGATTTCCCAAAGTGTTGCTCCATTTCTTGGAGGATTATAAACCAAACTCCCTATTTCAATAGTACAACCTGCATTTCGATACACATGAAATTGAACGAAAAGAACAGATAAGATGAAACAAGAGCATCCGAACTAACAAATAGTAACAAAATGCGTAAATCAGAAATCAAAACCTGGAGTTACTTCTACATCAGAAGTGTATATGTAATCGCCAATAGTTCCAGGGACGGTTGCATACAAGTTATATGTACCGGGTATGACATTTTCTATGGCGAAATTCCCACAAGCATCTGCTTTTGTCCAAAATTGATATCCCTGAAGTTACTCTATTAGTAATCTATATAACTAAAGAGCTTCTTTTAACTTATAAATTTATGGATCATGCAACATTACTTTGTTTTCTCTTTGCCAAGATCCAACATCTCCTGGTGGTGCTAACCCTATATAACTGTTGGATGCTGGTACTAAAGTAGTAGTGCTGAAAATACAAATTATACATCTTAAATATTAGTGCAGTTTTGTGTAATTGCACTTATAAGTACAACATTAGTCACACGTAAATAAAGAGCTTTCGCGATAAAACAACACCGCGTGATTTATGAGGCACAATAGCAGCtacacttgaaaaaaaaaaactgaactgAAACAGATCATTAATCAAATCCAAAGTACTAAAGACACTACTATTTCCATTATGATGCATAAATATATGTCCCTGAGACAAGGGTGTATCAGAAACAGTATCTCTATTTCTACGAGGTAGGGGTGAGGTCTACGCACAAACTACTCGCCCCAAAACCCACTTGTGGGGTTACACTGGGTTCATTGATGCATAAATAATATCGATGCAGATGCTAAAGAACGAAAACCAGAAAAACTTGCCTGTCATTAACAAAAAGTTGGCCGGTAACAGTTCCTCTTTGATTAGATTTGATGTAGTCTTCTGAAACTGGAAAATCATAGGGCCAGCTTGCAACTTCTTGATTCATCTGTAAATTCGACAGGGAATTCCTTCAGCACTATGTTAACCGAATTCACTTCTGAAGACATCCCAAATATATTTATAACCGAGAAATCTCTGAGAGTCGTGGCACACAACTCAAAACTCGATGCACAATGGGTCCGAAGCACTACCCTTCTCTACTTAAATGCCAGGCTTTTGTTGAGGCATGCACAGTACAACCTACAGGAACTGTTCAGGACGACTAATCCACACGTCACATGTTATGCTCTTACCACCCGACCAATGCATTGAGGGAAACATCCCGAATTGgtttataaaatagaaaaagattcaTATATTACCCTTTTCTTTGCATCGTCCCAGAGTACCGTGGGATCGTCCATAGCAGAAGCATTTGAGTTGAGATATAGAAATACAGGGCCAATAACTTTTTTCCATGGCTCTCCTTGTTGAAATTTGATCACAAGATCGTCACCAGCATAATGTCTACTTACAAATACCTGAGGTTAATGATCAAATAGTCAACAACAATAACTAGTACATCTCAGTTCCAAACAAGTCGGGACAGCTATGATTAAATAGTCAGTAACAACTAATAGTACTGCTATTAGAGCGGCTCAATTCAAACAAGTCAGAGCCGGCTATTATCAAACAGTcgataacaacaacaactactagTGCGCCTCAATTCCAAACAACTTAGGACCGGTAATGATTAAATAGTCAACAAgaagggagccttggagtaactggtaaagttgctaccatgtgatcaggaggtcacgggttcaagcctttgAAACAACCTcttgtagaaatgcaaggtaaggctgcgtacgatacacccttgtggtgggacccttccTCGGACACCGCGTATAGTGGTaactttagtgcaccaggctccTCTTttagtcaacaacaacaactactacaACTAGTACACCTAAATTCCAAACAAGTCAGGGCCAGCCATGATTAAATAGTCAACAACTATTTCTACTACTAGTATGCCTCAATTCCAAACAAGTCAGGACCGACTATGATTAAATAGTCAACAACAACTACTACTAGTAGTGCGCCTCAATTCTAAACAAGTCAAGACCGCCATGATAAAATGGTcaacaactactactactaccaccACTACTACTAGTAGTATGCCTCAATTCCAAACAAGTCAAGACCGGCCATGATTAAATAGTCAATAACAAACAACTACTACTGCTAGGACGCTTCAATTCCAAACAAGTCCGGACCATCTATGATTAGAAcgccaataacaacaacaactacaacgATTAGTACGCCTCAATTCCAAACGAGTGTGGATCGCCCATGATTAAACAGTCGATATTCCTAAAAATCAAAGAGAAGCAAGTGCAACTTACTGGAATTTAATCATTTCAATACTTACAGAAAGTACAGTTGGACCAACATGTGTAGTGAGATCTTGTTTGTAAGGTCCTCCAGTACGAAATTCATCACTCGGAATTATCATCCAAAATCCTACAGGAGGATCAGCACCTACCCATCCATGAACTCTATCATCTTTGTTATCATTTGCATAGAAGTATTTGTCATCCACCTACATATTCGTATACGTAAATTAAACATCTGTATATCATGAATAAAATTGTCCATCTGGTAACTACATGTAAATTAACCTATCACTTGTCTATACATCAAGATTCACTTTACATAGGTATTGTTTCGCATAATAGATTAAGCTTTTAAATGATCTGGTCACGCGTTCAACAGAAACATGATCTAAAATACGATGGATGTTAGCCTTGACGTTTTCATAAAATACATGTACAGTTATTGTATACTAGCTAATTGTAGGATCCTACCTCTCCTGTTAGATCTGTATTAGTTGGATTTGTTAAAAGAACAGCTTCTTTGTAGTCAAGCACCTTGCCTGTCTCTCGGTCCACCGGCATTGGCATGATCCTCTGCCTCTCGTCCGAGATAGCCATGTAATGAAACCTATAAGAGAAAACATGCAGCTTGAAGACAATTTATCATAGGTAATTtgttatgtgtgtgtgtgtttgtgacCAAGAAGTCGTAGATTCAAGCTTtggaaatgcaaggtaaggctgcgtacaatacatccTTGTGGTGAAGCCCTTTCCTAGACCCTACGCATAACAGGAGCTTTAGTGCATAGTGTCTGAGCCAGCTTGCATGCACCTCGACTCATTTCACgtgatacctgccacctcccaccagcaataggtaccaggtaactctgtccaccaacaATAGGTACCAAGTAAATCACCTAGCTAGTGTTTCTCTTCGTTGAGAATTGAACCTCAGACCTTATGATGCTCTCAaaccaacttcattgaaccactaggctaTACCCTTGGGCGTGGTACTTTGTTATATTAAGAATGAGAGAATTTAGATTAGTACATGTCGTGTTGAAGCTTGAAGACAACTCTTAGATTTTCGATATCTACAAGGGGCCATCCTTCCAGACGTTCAAATATAGCATACGTATAAAATCCAGGTGTGTCTCGTAGCATCACAAACCTGAAAATTCATCGCTTTAACTTAGTTTGAATTATACAATTACTTGTAACAGAATTTGAGCTTTTACATCGCGCTTCACCTTATATCGCTGTTCAATGGAAGTTCATCAGATTGGGAAGTATTCCATGTACTTTTAAATGAAATTTCTGCCTGGTTTTCGTTGTCCATTATGATCTCGAAACTATTTTCCAAAAACCTACATTTGAAATGCAATATGGACTTATACTTTTGGATGGACAAATTTCATGTATGTTAATATGTAAAGAGAAAGTACAACGTAACATACTTTTTTCGAGCTCTTCGAGATGTTGTATG
Proteins encoded:
- the LOC107872362 gene encoding probable rhamnogalacturonate lyase B isoform X3, which produces MSNGIANVTLSIPDGLITSISYCGINNLLATQNVEKDRGYWDVFWNHTTSRRARKKFLENSFEIIMDNENQAEISFKSTWNTSQSDELPLNSDIRFVMLRDTPGFYTYAIFERLEGWPLVDIENLRVVFKLQHDMFHYMAISDERQRIMPMPVDRETGKVLDYKEAVLLTNPTNTDLTGEVDDKYFYANDNKDDRVHGWVGADPPVGFWMIIPSDEFRTGGPYKQDLTTHVGPTVLSVFVSRHYAGDDLVIKFQQGEPWKKVIGPVFLYLNSNASAMDDPTVLWDDAKKRMNQEVASWPYDFPVSEDYIKSNQRGTVTGQLFVNDSTTTLVPASNSYIGLAPPGDVGSWQRENKGYQFWTKADACGNFAIENVIPGTYNLYATVPGTIGDYIYTSDVEVTPGCTIEIGSLVYNPPRNGATLWEIGVPDRTAAEFFIPTPPTQFNAHVYQNNSESIFRQYGLWEQYSVLYPENDLVYNVGTSNYSKDWFFAHVTRNIGNKTYEATTWKIIFNLECVVDSAANYTLQLALAAAQGAKLQVRFNDEKVVDPHFTTGKIGGDNAIARHGIHGLYWLHNIIVCGNLLLNGTNTIFLTQAIATNPFQGVMYDYIRFEGPHQ
- the LOC107872362 gene encoding probable rhamnogalacturonate lyase B isoform X2 yields the protein MGKNIQLWLYVMELITMVAFIFLLIADGRRLTETPIVQLDIQTEQATMSNGIANVTLSIPDGLITSISYCGINNLLATQNVEKDRGYWDVFWNHTTSRRARKKFLENSFEIIMDNENQAEISFKSTWNTSQSDELPLNSDIRFVMLRDTPGFYTYAIFERLEGWPLVDIENLRVVFKLQHDMFHYMAISDERQRIMPMPVDRETGKVLDYKEAVLLTNPTNTDLTGEVDDKYFYANDNKDDRVHGWVGADPPVGFWMIIPSDEFRTGGPYKQDLTTHVGPTVLSVFVSRHYAGDDLVIKFQQGEPWKKVIGPVFLYLNSNASAMDDPTVLWDDAKKRMNQEVASWPYDFPVSEDYIKSNQRGTVTGQLFVNDSTTTLVPASNSYIGLAPPGDVGSWQRENKGYQFWTKADACGNFAIENVIPGTYNLYATVPGTIGDYIYTSDVEVTPGCTIEIGSLVYNPPRNGATLWEIGVPDRTAAEFFIPTPPTQFNAHVYQNNSESIFRQYGLWEQYSVLYPENDLVYNVGTSNYSKDWFFAHVTRNIGNKTYEATTWKIIFNLECVVDSAANYTLQLALAAAQGAKLQVRFNDEKVVDPHFTTGKIGGDNAIARHGIHGLYWLHNIIVCGNLLLNGTNTIFLTQAIATNPFQGVMYDYIRFEGPHQ
- the LOC107872362 gene encoding probable rhamnogalacturonate lyase B isoform X1; its protein translation is MGKNIQLWLYVMELITMVAFIFLLIADGRRLTETPIVQLDIQTEQYAMLLQATMSNGIANVTLSIPDGLITSISYCGINNLLATQNVEKDRGYWDVFWNHTTSRRARKKFLENSFEIIMDNENQAEISFKSTWNTSQSDELPLNSDIRFVMLRDTPGFYTYAIFERLEGWPLVDIENLRVVFKLQHDMFHYMAISDERQRIMPMPVDRETGKVLDYKEAVLLTNPTNTDLTGEVDDKYFYANDNKDDRVHGWVGADPPVGFWMIIPSDEFRTGGPYKQDLTTHVGPTVLSVFVSRHYAGDDLVIKFQQGEPWKKVIGPVFLYLNSNASAMDDPTVLWDDAKKRMNQEVASWPYDFPVSEDYIKSNQRGTVTGQLFVNDSTTTLVPASNSYIGLAPPGDVGSWQRENKGYQFWTKADACGNFAIENVIPGTYNLYATVPGTIGDYIYTSDVEVTPGCTIEIGSLVYNPPRNGATLWEIGVPDRTAAEFFIPTPPTQFNAHVYQNNSESIFRQYGLWEQYSVLYPENDLVYNVGTSNYSKDWFFAHVTRNIGNKTYEATTWKIIFNLECVVDSAANYTLQLALAAAQGAKLQVRFNDEKVVDPHFTTGKIGGDNAIARHGIHGLYWLHNIIVCGNLLLNGTNTIFLTQAIATNPFQGVMYDYIRFEGPHQ